One genomic segment of Chloroflexota bacterium includes these proteins:
- a CDS encoding DUF126 domain-containing protein: protein MTGKIWIGRPVIAGSAAGIALVSKEPLSLWGGLDTRTGEIIDRRHERSGAVVAGKVFVFPQGKGSSTSSAVLLETIRTGVAPAAIINLKVDPILALGAIVADELYHRTVPIIVLPEEDFCSIREGDYLVIEPNGVVRKVEVNGTP, encoded by the coding sequence ATGACAGGCAAAATCTGGATCGGCCGGCCAGTGATTGCCGGCTCGGCAGCGGGGATAGCCTTAGTGTCAAAGGAGCCTCTCAGCCTCTGGGGTGGATTGGATACCCGCACGGGAGAGATCATTGACCGACGTCATGAGCGATCCGGAGCAGTTGTTGCGGGAAAGGTGTTCGTTTTCCCACAGGGGAAGGGTTCCAGCACGAGCAGTGCCGTCCTGCTTGAGACCATCAGGACGGGTGTAGCGCCCGCTGCAATCATTAACCTGAAGGTGGATCCTATCTTGGCCTTGGGGGCCATTGTTGCCGATGAACTGTATCACCGAACGGTGCCCATCATAGTTCTGCCGGAAGAGGACTTCTGCTCTATAAGAGAAGGGGATTACCTCGTCATCGAACCCAATGGCGTGGTGAGGAAAGTAGAAGTCAACGGAACCCCCTGA
- a CDS encoding aconitase X catalytic domain-containing protein, which translates to MSVVLSEKDRAMLDGKYGEAARLAMSILVRMAEVYGATEMMDVTQAHIDGCGLMSESGLEFAETLAAHGGRVSIPTTLNMIPLDLQNWRQFGIPEDFAAKAIRLAKAYTDMGCIPTWTCAPYQGYLTPRFGQQIAWAESNAIVYANSVLGARTNRYGDYMDICAAITGRVPKYGLHLKHNRKGQILLRLVDIEPAVLQDDTFYPALGHLIGTLAQDKIPVIEGLPPGATSDQLKALGAAAASSGAVALFHAIGVTPEASTLEEAFQGDAPERVIDIHSSDLLAARADLSTAEEGARLDWVVLGCPHFSFTEFERLAELIRAHKGRSVHPNVKFLIISNQVAYSLLQRSDLMDVLMDFGVRITLDTCVFHTPIIPSDAKVLMTNSGKCAYYAPGELGLQVAFGSMADCVRSAVEGYVCRGRA; encoded by the coding sequence ATGTCCGTCGTCTTGAGCGAGAAAGATAGAGCCATGTTAGATGGCAAGTATGGGGAAGCAGCGCGGCTTGCCATGTCCATCTTGGTGAGGATGGCCGAGGTCTATGGTGCTACGGAGATGATGGATGTAACCCAGGCTCACATTGACGGCTGCGGCCTAATGAGCGAATCTGGCCTGGAGTTCGCGGAGACTTTGGCCGCCCATGGGGGGAGAGTTTCCATCCCCACAACTTTGAATATGATTCCCCTGGATCTTCAGAACTGGAGGCAGTTCGGTATACCGGAGGACTTTGCAGCGAAGGCCATCCGGCTGGCTAAGGCTTACACAGATATGGGGTGTATCCCCACTTGGACCTGTGCACCTTATCAAGGCTACCTAACGCCCAGGTTTGGCCAGCAAATAGCCTGGGCCGAATCGAATGCCATCGTCTACGCCAATTCGGTTCTGGGGGCACGGACCAATCGTTACGGGGATTATATGGACATCTGCGCTGCTATCACAGGCAGGGTCCCCAAGTATGGCCTCCACCTGAAACACAATCGCAAGGGTCAAATTCTTCTGCGGCTCGTGGATATCGAACCCGCTGTATTACAGGACGACACTTTCTACCCGGCATTAGGTCATCTCATTGGCACTCTGGCCCAGGATAAAATCCCCGTGATCGAAGGACTCCCTCCAGGGGCAACAAGTGATCAACTGAAGGCTTTGGGCGCGGCTGCCGCCTCTTCCGGTGCGGTGGCCCTCTTCCACGCAATTGGCGTGACCCCGGAGGCGAGCACTCTGGAAGAAGCCTTCCAGGGTGATGCTCCAGAGCGAGTCATTGACATCCATTCCTCTGATCTACTGGCAGCGCGGGCAGATTTATCCACGGCAGAAGAAGGAGCCAGGCTCGATTGGGTTGTTTTGGGCTGCCCTCATTTCTCTTTCACAGAGTTCGAACGGCTTGCGGAACTCATCCGGGCACATAAAGGTCGGTCCGTTCACCCAAATGTGAAGTTCCTCATTATTTCGAACCAAGTTGCTTACTCCTTGCTGCAGAGGAGCGACCTGATGGACGTCCTCATGGACTTTGGGGTTCGGATCACCCTGGATACTTGCGTCTTTCACACTCCAATAATCCCTTCCGATGCGAAAGTGCTGATGACCAATTCTGGCAAGTGCGCCTATTACGCGCCGGGCGAACTGGGCCTGCAAGTTGCCTTCGGCAGCATGGCAGATTGTGTGCGCTCCGCTGTGGAAGGGTATGTGTGCCGGGGGAGAGCATGA